The region TCCTCCTTTTCCTGTTTAACGTTTTTTGGTATCGTGAAAAAGAATGAGCTGCCTTTACCAAGTGTGCTTTCAACCCAGATCTTTCCTCCAAGATGCTCAACAATCTTTTTACAGATTGCTAGACCTGCTCCCGTTCCATCATACTTCTTGTCTGTAGGTGCTCTCTCGAAAAGATTGAAAATTGTGCTCAGATACTTTTCTTGGATGCCTATTCCATTATCCTGAATCTTGAATAGGTGGTCGTTCTCTGTTTCCTCGTACAAAACTTCTATTTTCGGTGTTTTGGACT is a window of Candidatus Bathyarchaeum sp. DNA encoding:
- a CDS encoding ATP-binding protein; protein product: SKTPKIEVLYEETENDHLFKIQDNGIGIQEKYLSTIFNLFERAPTDKKYDGTGAGLAICKKIVEHLGGKIWVESTLGKGSSFFFTIPKNVKQEKEE